The following proteins are encoded in a genomic region of bacterium:
- the pckA gene encoding phosphoenolpyruvate carboxykinase (ATP) has protein sequence MKLVQELDQRYGIRNIGYVFRNLSPAYLVEMSLRRGEGFLAANGALCVRTGQRTGRSPQDRYIVEGSPYHDRIDWGKRNVLITRETRDKLNQAIKVNIQNRDLFIFDGYAGAKKAHRIPLRVIAIKAWHALFAHHLFIRPAEKELEGFQPEWTIINCADMEAPQLKELNSKVAVVADLSEKLVYIIGTAYGGEMKKIIFYICNLLLPERNVLSMHCSANVGRNGDVAILFGLSGTGKTTLGADPERRLIGDDEHGWDDEGIFNLEGGLYPKYIRLQKESEPMIWNSTTFGSILENVIVDEKSRIPDYNDISITENTRGAFPIHYVEGAVPDGIGDHPRNIFFLTCDAYGVLPPISKLEQGQAQYHFISGYTAKVAGTEVGVVEPQADFSNCFGAPFLPLPPSVYATMLGEKITRHKPQVWLINTGWTGGPYGVGSRIKIAYSRAMINAALRGDLNEVEYRLDPVFNILVPQDCPNIPKDILDPKTTWSDKNAYDQQAKSLAEKFRKNFARFSGVDHLVQYGPRE, from the coding sequence ATGAAGTTAGTGCAGGAATTGGATCAACGCTACGGCATCCGGAATATTGGCTATGTTTTCCGCAACTTATCTCCCGCTTACCTTGTGGAGATGTCACTGCGCAGGGGTGAAGGATTTCTGGCTGCCAATGGGGCTTTGTGCGTGAGAACCGGCCAGCGGACAGGGCGGTCCCCGCAGGACCGCTACATCGTCGAAGGCTCTCCCTACCATGACAGAATAGACTGGGGCAAGCGCAATGTTTTGATTACCCGGGAAACCAGGGACAAGCTCAATCAGGCCATCAAGGTCAATATTCAAAACCGTGACCTTTTCATCTTTGACGGCTACGCCGGAGCCAAAAAGGCTCACCGGATACCCTTACGGGTCATTGCCATCAAGGCCTGGCATGCCCTGTTCGCCCATCATCTCTTCATCCGGCCTGCGGAAAAGGAACTGGAAGGGTTCCAGCCGGAGTGGACCATTATCAACTGTGCCGATATGGAAGCTCCCCAGTTAAAGGAACTGAACTCCAAGGTGGCGGTCGTGGCCGACCTGAGCGAAAAGCTGGTCTATATTATCGGAACTGCCTACGGCGGTGAGATGAAGAAAATCATCTTCTATATCTGTAACCTCCTTTTGCCTGAGAGAAACGTTCTGAGCATGCATTGCAGTGCCAATGTCGGACGCAATGGCGATGTGGCCATTCTCTTTGGCTTGAGCGGCACCGGCAAAACCACGCTGGGAGCTGACCCTGAGCGCCGGCTGATCGGAGATGACGAGCATGGCTGGGATGATGAGGGTATTTTCAATCTGGAGGGAGGATTATATCCCAAATACATCCGGCTTCAAAAAGAATCTGAACCGATGATCTGGAACTCCACCACCTTTGGTTCCATTCTGGAAAACGTCATTGTGGATGAAAAGAGCCGGATACCCGATTACAACGATATATCCATTACCGAAAATACCCGCGGGGCCTTTCCTATTCATTATGTCGAAGGTGCCGTACCTGACGGGATCGGAGACCACCCCCGCAACATTTTCTTCCTGACCTGTGATGCCTATGGTGTACTCCCCCCCATCAGCAAACTCGAACAGGGCCAGGCACAATACCATTTTATCTCCGGTTACACGGCCAAGGTCGCCGGTACGGAAGTAGGAGTGGTGGAGCCCCAGGCCGACTTCTCAAACTGCTTCGGCGCACCCTTTCTCCCCCTGCCCCCTTCCGTTTACGCCACCATGCTGGGAGAAAAGATTACCAGGCATAAACCCCAGGTCTGGCTGATTAATACCGGCTGGACCGGCGGTCCCTATGGAGTTGGATCAAGGATCAAAATTGCCTACTCCAGGGCCATGATCAATGCTGCCTTGCGGGGAGATCTGAACGAGGTGGAGTACAGGCTTGACCCGGTCTTTAACATTCTGGTGCCCCAGGACTGCCCGAATATCCCAAAGGATATTCTGGATCCAAAGACCACCTGGTCCGATAAGAACGCCTATGACCAGCAGGCAAAATCCCTGGCTGAGAAATTCCGGAAAAACTTCGCCCGCT